The following coding sequences are from one Candidatus Liberimonas magnetica window:
- a CDS encoding class I SAM-dependent methyltransferase, with product MNTEIYTREYFLNDCEGFKQYLSSKSMFLSPRLKKVFDLAQIKEGMRVLDIGCGRGELVLHCADKGSVAIGIDSSQDAIKISEELYSHWLKKKPNIENKASFILSDCNQINFNESSFDVIFLSDIVEHLEQRYLESVLNLTSKILKPDGKIILHSSPNKIFIKYGLKIYYLLGRCYGKKLDWDMVKSLHEGLKDKFHVNEQTTFSLKKTFRKSGFYSVNIWLEKNPHYAYYFFKDDVFIKKLNTIYSILPIKHLFLADIYGVVGKFFNTAASADGHSS from the coding sequence ATGAACACTGAAATTTATACCAGAGAATATTTCCTTAATGACTGCGAAGGTTTTAAACAGTATCTTTCCTCAAAAAGCATGTTCCTTTCACCAAGGCTGAAAAAAGTCTTTGACCTGGCCCAAATTAAAGAAGGTATGCGGGTTTTGGATATTGGATGCGGCAGAGGAGAACTTGTACTACATTGTGCGGACAAAGGTTCAGTTGCAATTGGAATAGATTCCTCTCAAGACGCTATAAAAATATCGGAAGAATTATATAGCCATTGGCTTAAGAAAAAACCAAATATAGAAAATAAGGCCAGTTTTATTTTATCTGACTGCAACCAAATCAATTTTAATGAAAGCAGTTTTGATGTTATTTTTTTATCTGATATTGTTGAGCATTTAGAACAAAGGTATTTGGAAAGTGTGCTTAATCTGACATCTAAGATTCTAAAACCTGATGGAAAGATAATCTTACATTCCTCCCCTAACAAAATATTCATAAAATACGGGCTAAAAATCTATTATCTTTTAGGAAGGTGTTACGGGAAAAAACTGGATTGGGATATGGTAAAATCCCTGCATGAAGGTTTGAAAGACAAGTTCCATGTAAATGAACAGACAACATTTTCTTTAAAAAAAACTTTTAGAAAGAGCGGGTTTTATTCTGTCAATATCTGGCTTGAGAAAAACCCTCACTACGCTTACTATTTCTTTAAAGATGACGTATTTATAAAAAAATTAAATACTATATATAGCATCCTGCCGATA
- a CDS encoding toll/interleukin-1 receptor domain-containing protein, with the protein MDIENSLSKKYVESIIKDAIPNCSFDYYENPMERNIVFRAIVGEHTYPISFSRLAIEGFENSFDNKTSEQHIRQKNYIKYAIYCILGKEGIFRSDFRISKTILEEIEIWKSSTTTKSVSFAPSFTENILYGLNVLKDYLDKKYNKTQSDIFKKDIKEIENIINYAGEHNASLADPDATYNSLGFLKTGAFLKIIEIEKLKEKETSKRMKNQYDIKIYEIVSEMQKYFMDVKLPECASEYYADLDKSTNDIVDLSSRTQKPLIFISYATEEIELADFLKTIIQYWAKDKVNVFIAMRDIPAGADPLKTMMFDNLKLADAIIPICSETSKGSLWLWWETSSVWGRNKSVFPLFTNISAGAFGPPLNLVKQGKLYFNETEFNETLSILLNEFEIKVGSNALIGGNKTTFNKLKNKFSNVQSKIKVNLSYNKISEESNGNIHRYWLNYDITNNNTKSYNDIVAELIFPKDYLENQQLEYPHHLNNSKLDNMKDYILITFNYNGMPEDGKKVHSIGKLPGKTLRIFGERGIVPLKYKMTTPLWDKRQNYRVFWKVFIDGIISDEGNKSLDELQAF; encoded by the coding sequence TTGGATATTGAAAATAGTTTAAGCAAAAAATATGTAGAAAGTATAATAAAAGATGCTATACCAAATTGTTCTTTTGATTACTATGAAAATCCAATGGAAAGAAATATTGTTTTTAGAGCTATAGTAGGAGAGCATACTTATCCTATTAGTTTTTCTAGATTAGCAATTGAGGGTTTTGAGAATAGTTTTGATAATAAAACTAGCGAACAACATATTAGGCAGAAAAACTATATAAAATATGCTATTTACTGTATTCTGGGAAAAGAAGGGATATTTAGGTCAGATTTTAGAATCTCAAAAACAATACTTGAAGAAATAGAAATATGGAAATCTAGCACTACAACAAAGAGTGTCTCCTTTGCTCCATCTTTTACAGAAAATATACTTTATGGTTTGAATGTATTAAAAGATTATTTGGATAAGAAATATAATAAAACTCAATCTGATATATTCAAAAAGGATATTAAAGAAATAGAAAATATAATTAACTATGCAGGCGAGCACAATGCTTCACTTGCTGACCCCGATGCTACTTATAACTCTTTAGGATTTTTGAAAACCGGTGCTTTTTTAAAAATAATTGAAATTGAAAAACTAAAAGAGAAAGAAACATCAAAAAGAATGAAGAATCAATATGATATTAAAATATATGAAATTGTTTCTGAGATGCAAAAGTATTTTATGGATGTTAAACTTCCCGAGTGTGCATCGGAATACTATGCTGATTTAGACAAATCTACTAATGACATTGTTGATTTGTCGTCTAGGACACAAAAACCATTAATTTTTATAAGTTATGCTACAGAAGAAATAGAATTAGCCGATTTTTTAAAAACAATCATTCAATATTGGGCAAAAGATAAAGTTAATGTGTTTATTGCTATGAGAGATATTCCAGCAGGTGCCGATCCTTTAAAAACAATGATGTTTGATAATCTTAAATTAGCAGATGCTATAATTCCTATTTGTTCTGAGACATCAAAGGGTTCTTTGTGGTTGTGGTGGGAAACATCTTCAGTATGGGGAAGGAATAAGTCAGTATTTCCTTTGTTTACTAACATCTCTGCAGGAGCTTTTGGACCACCTCTAAACCTTGTAAAGCAAGGGAAATTATATTTTAATGAAACAGAATTTAATGAGACATTATCTATACTCCTTAATGAGTTTGAAATAAAGGTAGGAAGTAACGCGTTAATAGGAGGGAATAAGACTACTTTCAATAAATTAAAAAATAAGTTTAGCAATGTTCAGTCTAAAATAAAAGTTAATTTGTCATATAACAAAATATCTGAAGAAAGCAATGGAAATATTCACAGATATTGGTTAAATTACGATATAACAAATAATAATACAAAGTCATACAATGATATTGTTGCTGAATTGATATTTCCAAAAGATTATTTGGAAAATCAACAACTGGAATATCCACATCATTTGAATAATAGCAAACTAGATAATATGAAAGATTACATTTTAATAACTTTTAATTATAACGGAATGCCAGAAGATGGTAAAAAGGTTCATTCAATAGGGAAACTTCCAGGAAAGACACTAAGAATTTTTGGAGAGCGTGGAATAGTTCCACTAAAGTATAAAATGACTACACCATTATGGGATAAAAGGCAAAATTATCGAGTATTTTGGAAAGTATTCATTGATGGTATAATTAGTGATGAGGGAAATAAATCTCTTGATGAACTTCAAGCATTTTAA
- a CDS encoding glycerophosphodiester phosphodiesterase encodes MLLKIGHRGACGYEPENTLLSFKKALALGADMVELDVHLCKSGELVVIHDDSVDRTTNGKGKVILKNLSELKTYDAGKSEKIPSLTEVIELINRKAKINIELKEKNSVEKTLAVVKEYVTIKGWSYNDFLFSSFDLNILYSLRELSGEKARVALLIDKIVPDIPKIAVDLDLFSINIEKCIATQGFVNEMHLISLKVMVWTVNDVNEMKLYTDYGIDGIFSDFPDRIHS; translated from the coding sequence ATGCTTTTAAAGATAGGGCACCGCGGCGCGTGCGGGTATGAACCTGAAAATACTCTTTTGTCATTTAAGAAAGCCCTTGCTCTTGGCGCTGATATGGTTGAACTGGACGTCCATCTCTGCAAGTCGGGAGAGCTTGTTGTTATACACGATGACAGTGTCGACAGGACAACGAACGGCAAGGGGAAAGTAATTTTAAAGAATCTTTCTGAACTTAAAACATATGATGCCGGAAAGAGTGAAAAAATACCTTCTTTAACTGAAGTTATTGAACTGATAAACAGAAAGGCAAAGATAAACATAGAGCTTAAAGAAAAAAACTCTGTTGAAAAAACTTTGGCAGTCGTAAAAGAATATGTAACTATAAAAGGTTGGTCGTATAATGATTTCTTGTTTTCATCATTTGACCTGAATATTTTGTATTCTTTAAGAGAACTCTCCGGAGAAAAAGCTCGTGTAGCCTTGTTAATTGACAAAATTGTTCCGGATATACCTAAGATAGCGGTTGACCTGGATTTATTTTCAATAAATATAGAAAAATGTATTGCTACACAAGGTTTTGTTAATGAGATGCATTTAATCAGCCTAAAAGTTATGGTTTGGACTGTCAATGATGTTAATGAAATGAAATTGTACACCGATTATGGGATCGACGGCATCTTCTCTGATTTTCCTGACAGGATACACTCCTAA
- a CDS encoding DUF2380 domain-containing protein, whose product MKKTLLVLMIAVLFFAANSYCASPGTTIFPILKVNPSAYSAAMGGVNGIVSSQVAIDNPAILPLVLEEKIDVEHLVYINDVSYSMMTYVYPISENKAFSGSIGYVGITGLNRTVYDSTSPDQFVEAGNFNFSDAILNLGYGQNLTDTFSYGVGLKGIKENLDTKDTYDAMISLSGYYAPKNDVQVNFGVINMGPQAAGFDVPRGAYFGLGNKISYDMIWAGEIVGYSDQISEFHTGIDYKISKTLSLRAGYKYPFKDPGLGEFPNINFSGGVGFRLGSFSLDYAWVPYGDFGSTHRVALSARLGRKYLKEQDEPIFSIKRFENIDEEKKITSVAVTNFIAKRVSLVNAYAAASYIRMSLNKSGKFSVMDSQEMESALGDQKYQECQEIECALRIGRMLKVQKVIMGSVTKIADVYYVAVNVFDVESGSVSQSLVQDISEISDLNKACGILSSKIIGPH is encoded by the coding sequence ATGAAAAAAACTTTATTAGTTTTGATGATCGCTGTTCTCTTTTTTGCTGCTAATTCTTACTGCGCAAGCCCCGGCACAACGATATTCCCGATATTGAAAGTTAATCCGTCAGCATATTCTGCGGCTATGGGCGGTGTTAATGGGATAGTAAGTTCTCAGGTAGCTATAGATAACCCTGCTATTTTACCTTTGGTCCTGGAAGAAAAAATAGACGTAGAACATTTAGTCTATATTAATGACGTAAGTTACAGCATGATGACTTATGTTTATCCTATCAGCGAAAACAAAGCATTTTCGGGCTCTATAGGATATGTCGGGATAACCGGCCTTAATCGAACGGTTTATGACAGCACGAGCCCGGATCAATTTGTTGAAGCGGGTAATTTTAATTTTTCCGATGCTATTTTAAACCTTGGTTACGGCCAAAACCTGACCGATACTTTTTCTTACGGCGTAGGCTTAAAGGGCATAAAAGAAAACCTTGATACTAAAGATACTTATGATGCGATGATTTCCTTAAGCGGTTATTATGCCCCCAAAAACGATGTGCAGGTTAACTTCGGCGTTATCAATATGGGCCCTCAGGCTGCGGGGTTTGACGTGCCGAGAGGCGCTTATTTCGGTCTTGGGAATAAAATAAGTTATGATATGATCTGGGCAGGAGAAATTGTAGGCTACAGCGATCAGATATCTGAATTTCATACTGGTATTGATTATAAGATATCAAAAACATTGTCTTTAAGAGCAGGGTATAAGTACCCGTTCAAAGACCCTGGCCTTGGAGAATTCCCTAATATTAATTTTTCAGGAGGAGTGGGTTTTAGACTCGGAAGTTTTTCGCTTGACTATGCCTGGGTGCCGTACGGGGATTTCGGATCAACGCATAGAGTGGCATTATCTGCCAGGCTGGGAAGAAAATATTTAAAAGAGCAGGATGAACCTATTTTTTCTATAAAGAGATTTGAAAATATTGATGAAGAAAAGAAAATAACGAGCGTTGCCGTAACTAATTTTATAGCAAAAAGAGTTTCTCTGGTCAATGCTTATGCGGCTGCCAGTTACATAAGAATGAGCCTTAATAAAAGCGGAAAATTCAGCGTTATGGATTCACAGGAAATGGAATCAGCTTTAGGCGATCAGAAATATCAAGAATGCCAGGAAATTGAATGTGCATTAAGAATAGGCAGGATGCTGAAAGTCCAGAAAGTAATTATGGGCTCGGTAACAAAAATAGCGGATGTTTATTATGTGGCAGTGAATGTGTTCGACGTAGAATCCGGCAGTGTTTCCCAGTCCTTAGTACAGGATATCAGTGAAATAAGCGACCTTAACAAAGCTTGCGGGATCCTTTCAAGTAAAATAATAGGGCCGCACTAA
- a CDS encoding O-antigen ligase family protein, with protein MSESSNFVNKTIIDVTDRIIAYGLPILYFLISVAFYLRTYDSAQIKITLIDIGGAIILATWLIKVIEEDIVTFIKNNIVVMVSLFAFLVSGVISYALSPFKLASANELTRRIIYIGFAVIVIKEFDNKEKLRTLFNWLIAAAFVATIYGLIQYLDSAFFPGPPEPGLDPFIWRRAFGTRVFSTFGNPNFYGDFLVIMSPITLAMFMYTRKPHLMVLWLLIVLNVYWTYSKGAWLGFGAGVVIFIFLAVGYFLKANRKKLQKILFAMMIGTLIVVSFGIGKNLKGRTDSASFRIFTWLSTWEMINTNPWLGTGIGTFYITYPSFRRPQIFYIEGKHNTETDHPEDEYLEVWYDEGYVGIGIFLWLLMMFILMGFNNTKTFRKKDEETSQNDVRSYYQLGVLTALLAQLVHNLVCVSLRFVSSGVFLWLLIGIIGALNTHNPLPETPKPFVNNTNSVPRFIRQFFQIAIAGIAVYLVIIFYGYFDADMNHNMAIYYSKQGDWTNALKHYEMVVKENPSFIMAHYFMGNVYNDRWMPDDVNRSIGKYKDVWKLAPNYVQSHHQAGLIYLKWGEDVERMAQEAQKKGDNAKAAELNKQKVEIWDKALHEFHLYQEIDPVFPLNYYRIAWIYMQLGQRDKAEQIYLEHLNFPEKLQHHPHDAWVADWGIRRRRELSETCVNLGNLHFMINDEPNAEKYYKKALELYSDSEIAMKNLAAIYGRKGDIKNATVLWQNLRRINPNDPDVKRVFQQR; from the coding sequence ATGTCAGAATCTTCTAACTTTGTAAACAAGACAATAATTGATGTTACGGATAGAATTATCGCCTACGGGCTTCCTATCCTGTATTTTCTTATTTCCGTTGCATTTTATTTGCGCACGTATGATTCAGCCCAGATAAAGATTACCTTAATTGATATCGGTGGTGCGATAATCTTAGCTACCTGGCTGATCAAAGTAATTGAGGAAGATATTGTTACTTTTATAAAAAACAATATTGTTGTCATGGTTTCTTTGTTTGCTTTCCTGGTTTCCGGTGTAATATCGTATGCACTTTCTCCTTTTAAACTTGCTAGTGCTAATGAACTAACCCGCAGGATAATTTATATAGGGTTTGCAGTTATTGTCATAAAAGAGTTCGATAACAAAGAAAAATTAAGGACGTTATTTAATTGGCTTATTGCTGCAGCTTTTGTGGCAACGATCTATGGATTGATACAGTATTTAGATTCAGCTTTTTTCCCCGGCCCGCCTGAGCCCGGGCTTGATCCGTTTATATGGAGAAGAGCATTTGGGACCAGGGTATTCTCCACATTCGGGAACCCTAATTTTTACGGCGATTTTTTAGTTATTATGAGCCCGATAACGCTTGCTATGTTCATGTACACCAGGAAGCCGCATTTGATGGTCTTATGGTTGTTGATCGTATTGAATGTTTATTGGACCTATTCAAAAGGTGCGTGGCTTGGATTTGGCGCAGGTGTAGTTATTTTCATATTTCTGGCAGTAGGTTATTTCTTAAAAGCGAACAGGAAAAAACTGCAAAAAATATTGTTCGCTATGATGATAGGGACATTAATAGTCGTTTCATTCGGGATAGGAAAGAATTTGAAAGGCCGGACGGACAGCGCATCGTTCAGAATATTTACCTGGCTTTCGACCTGGGAAATGATAAACACCAATCCATGGCTTGGAACAGGGATAGGTACATTTTATATAACCTACCCTTCTTTCAGGCGCCCGCAGATCTTCTATATTGAAGGAAAACATAATACCGAGACCGACCATCCCGAAGATGAATATTTAGAAGTCTGGTATGATGAAGGGTATGTCGGGATAGGAATATTCCTTTGGCTTTTAATGATGTTTATATTAATGGGTTTTAATAATACGAAAACATTCCGGAAAAAAGACGAAGAAACTTCGCAAAATGATGTGCGCTCTTATTACCAGTTGGGTGTTTTAACTGCACTCCTGGCGCAGCTTGTTCACAACCTTGTATGCGTTTCTCTGAGGTTCGTCTCGTCAGGGGTTTTTTTATGGCTCCTGATAGGTATCATCGGCGCCTTGAACACACACAATCCTTTGCCAGAAACTCCTAAACCGTTCGTAAATAATACTAACTCGGTCCCGAGATTTATCAGGCAGTTTTTCCAGATCGCTATTGCCGGCATAGCTGTTTATCTTGTAATAATATTTTATGGATATTTTGATGCTGACATGAATCATAATATGGCTATATACTATTCAAAGCAGGGCGATTGGACAAATGCGCTTAAGCATTATGAAATGGTCGTAAAGGAAAACCCGTCTTTTATAATGGCGCATTATTTTATGGGGAATGTTTATAATGACCGCTGGATGCCGGATGATGTTAACCGCTCTATAGGAAAATATAAGGATGTCTGGAAACTTGCGCCAAATTACGTGCAGTCTCACCATCAGGCAGGCCTGATATACCTTAAATGGGGTGAAGATGTAGAGCGGATGGCCCAGGAAGCCCAAAAAAAAGGAGATAATGCAAAGGCTGCCGAGCTTAATAAACAAAAGGTTGAGATTTGGGACAAGGCTCTGCATGAATTTCATTTATATCAGGAGATCGACCCTGTTTTCCCTTTAAATTATTATAGAATAGCATGGATATATATGCAGCTCGGCCAAAGGGACAAAGCGGAACAGATATACCTGGAACATTTGAATTTCCCTGAAAAATTACAGCATCATCCTCACGATGCATGGGTGGCAGATTGGGGAATAAGGCGCAGGCGCGAATTATCCGAGACCTGTGTCAATTTAGGGAACCTTCATTTTATGATAAATGACGAACCTAATGCCGAGAAATATTATAAAAAAGCATTGGAGCTTTATTCGGATTCTGAGATAGCTATGAAAAACCTTGCTGCGATTTACGGCAGAAAAGGAGATATAAAAAATGCTACTGTCTTGTGGCAGAATCTGAGAAGAATAAATCCTAACGACCCTGATGTGAAAAGGGTATTTCAGCAGCGCTAA
- a CDS encoding tetratricopeptide repeat protein, with protein sequence MKRIFSYILYLTLFIPPLIFFTDLTRNPYYFQIVLVNSLTLLLWITWLVKGIKDREVTLYRTPLDLQLGAFLLIATVSWLVILLENFNTPYLKYSVYSEGSKRWFYLLVNSVLVYYIPVYFLNKETRNKFVNIIILASFIASVYGVLQYFGIEFIWSKVLNPFGGRSVSTFGNPNFLSSYLVLLFPVIFVFYIQSKSSLARLYYFIVFSSNFAALLCTMTRSSWLGAFIAMIMTLFFIWVYEKELFKKIQSMVTVMSFILLFAIIFWPKSTVSGYKPSVIERLTEAKQMKTNYYGPFHQRRLIWSCAWIMIVEKPVIGKGWGCFELFYPFYQGRHLFLRAYHGLRTHANNCHNEILEIWSQTGTLGFGIYLWLIFSVFSFGYFMIKNTQKEERLLSIALLSSLAGMLFDNLLNVSLHFAIPGFLYWWNVGLLASLEQNRGREVDLKPLFKQIMLYFIIIFFVFFILRYVGNFLGEVHYFAGFKLSKQNEIMASIPELEKAHNYQRFEVNNNYELANSYARSNQRDKAIYMYKESLRANAGYDEIYFNMATVLVQMGKVNEALPEYTRALYINPVSMEAYSALGSIFLQDPDRYNASGIALFKQCSTLFPDNKDVWNNMGYLYTKTNKFDEALEAYKKAIALDPDFDLAKRNARIVLLRTNKKDPFIDDIENSFNNIEINVKSNNWGKALKICQHLVEIAPNSFKARLYLANIYFTLKDFDKAAKEYNESLRLRPSNPLAMTNLGLLYFETKKYDLAKRTFEDILRIDPKNDTAKQILPRINSILYTPVQNRQ encoded by the coding sequence ATGAAAAGAATTTTCTCCTATATACTTTATTTAACCTTATTCATACCCCCGCTGATATTTTTTACAGACCTTACACGCAACCCCTATTATTTTCAGATAGTCTTGGTAAACAGCCTGACTCTTTTATTATGGATAACCTGGCTGGTTAAAGGCATAAAAGACAGGGAGGTAACACTTTACCGGACACCTCTTGACCTTCAGCTGGGCGCTTTTCTATTGATCGCAACAGTTTCCTGGCTTGTGATACTTCTTGAGAATTTTAATACCCCTTATTTAAAATACTCTGTTTACAGCGAGGGTTCCAAACGCTGGTTCTACCTTTTAGTCAATTCCGTCCTTGTCTATTACATTCCGGTATATTTCTTAAACAAAGAAACCCGTAATAAGTTTGTTAATATAATTATTCTTGCAAGTTTTATAGCTTCGGTTTACGGTGTTCTGCAATATTTCGGTATAGAATTTATCTGGTCCAAGGTCCTAAACCCTTTCGGGGGAAGAAGCGTTTCCACATTCGGCAACCCGAATTTCCTGTCATCATACCTGGTCCTGTTATTCCCGGTAATATTTGTTTTTTATATCCAATCAAAGTCTTCTTTGGCAAGACTTTATTACTTTATAGTATTTTCAAGCAATTTTGCCGCCCTTCTGTGTACTATGACGCGTTCTTCCTGGCTCGGCGCTTTTATAGCGATGATAATGACACTGTTTTTTATCTGGGTGTACGAAAAAGAACTCTTTAAGAAAATACAGTCAATGGTAACTGTGATGTCCTTTATTCTGCTCTTTGCGATAATTTTTTGGCCTAAAAGCACTGTTTCTGGTTATAAGCCTTCAGTGATTGAGAGGTTGACAGAAGCCAAACAGATGAAGACAAATTATTACGGGCCTTTCCATCAGCGAAGGCTTATATGGTCATGCGCCTGGATCATGATAGTTGAAAAACCTGTTATCGGAAAAGGATGGGGGTGTTTTGAGTTGTTCTATCCTTTTTATCAGGGCAGGCATTTGTTCTTAAGGGCATATCACGGGCTCCGTACTCATGCCAACAATTGCCATAATGAGATCCTTGAAATATGGTCTCAAACAGGCACTTTGGGTTTCGGGATCTATTTGTGGCTCATATTCAGCGTTTTTAGTTTCGGGTATTTTATGATAAAAAACACTCAAAAGGAAGAGCGTCTTTTATCAATAGCGCTGCTGTCTTCTTTGGCAGGAATGCTTTTTGACAACCTTTTGAACGTATCTTTGCATTTTGCCATTCCCGGATTTTTATACTGGTGGAACGTGGGGCTTCTTGCAAGCCTTGAACAGAACAGGGGAAGAGAAGTTGATCTAAAACCGTTATTTAAACAAATAATGCTTTATTTTATAATAATATTTTTTGTATTTTTTATATTAAGATATGTAGGTAATTTTCTGGGCGAGGTCCATTATTTCGCGGGTTTCAAATTATCCAAGCAGAATGAAATCATGGCATCTATACCCGAGCTTGAAAAAGCCCATAATTACCAGCGTTTTGAAGTAAACAATAATTATGAACTGGCAAATTCATATGCGAGGTCTAACCAGCGGGATAAGGCAATTTATATGTATAAAGAGTCTTTAAGGGCGAATGCAGGTTATGACGAAATATATTTCAACATGGCAACGGTCCTTGTCCAGATGGGAAAGGTGAATGAAGCGCTTCCTGAATATACCCGGGCTCTTTATATAAACCCTGTTTCTATGGAAGCATATTCTGCCCTGGGCAGTATTTTTTTACAGGACCCGGACCGTTACAATGCTTCAGGGATAGCTTTGTTCAAGCAGTGTTCGACGTTATTTCCCGATAACAAAGACGTCTGGAACAACATGGGGTACCTCTATACAAAAACTAACAAATTCGACGAAGCCCTGGAAGCATATAAAAAAGCTATTGCACTCGATCCGGATTTTGACCTTGCAAAAAGAAATGCAAGGATAGTGCTTTTAAGAACGAATAAAAAGGATCCTTTCATAGACGATATAGAGAATTCTTTTAACAATATTGAAATCAACGTAAAATCAAATAACTGGGGAAAAGCGCTGAAGATCTGTCAACACCTGGTAGAGATCGCCCCGAATAGTTTTAAGGCAAGGCTCTACCTGGCAAATATTTATTTCACATTAAAAGATTTCGACAAAGCCGCAAAAGAATATAACGAGAGTTTACGTCTTAGGCCTAGCAACCCGCTTGCCATGACTAATCTAGGGCTGTTATATTTTGAGACCAAGAAGTATGACCTTGCAAAAAGAACCTTTGAAGACATCCTCAGGATAGACCCGAAAAATGATACCGCAAAACAGATCCTTCCAAGGATAAATTCAATCCTCTATACTCCTGTACAGAACAGGCAGTAA
- a CDS encoding excisionase family DNA-binding protein: protein MAIKKFFNGELEIIDIAALAKELNVHKVTLLRKIRENKLAAQRIGRSYWVSKDSLKTFLDDGLPKISAKTSK, encoded by the coding sequence ATGGCTATAAAAAAATTTTTTAATGGTGAACTAGAAATAATTGATATTGCCGCATTGGCAAAAGAACTAAATGTACATAAGGTGACGCTCTTGAGGAAAATAAGGGAAAACAAACTTGCAGCCCAAAGGATAGGAAGAAGCTATTGGGTTTCTAAGGATTCTCTTAAGACTTTTCTTGATGACGGGCTTCCAAAAATCTCCGCAAAAACTTCCAAATAA